In Mesoaciditoga lauensis cd-1655R = DSM 25116, a single genomic region encodes these proteins:
- a CDS encoding NAD(P)/FAD-dependent oxidoreductase: MTGLKIAVVGFGAAAIGFVSELVGTSHEIHIFERSKDVYSASISGVRSDGKLFVSSNMGGDIEIPLPLQKEVVDYYTSKLESNERNNIKKGVSFSEESPFFDRFYSEGFEPVKSEFFHIGTDKLPIILKKIYDEFSAAPNIHFHFNARVDDVIAQDGKTKVRAGNFEDSFDMAVISVGRSGHLLVKKIIKRDPALVLSGNVVDVGVRYEVPNHVVKRLNEEMYEFKVRMRAKTGYMVRTFCNNPSGKVVLEEYDDFVTVNGHSTSVASSENTNFAILCSTSFTEPFNDPVGYGSYIAKLGNILAGGRKVLVQTYEDFVNCKRTKKLGRVKPTLSENSYVLGDVNLVLPRRIALSISEFIRKLGNVVEGLAYPDNLMYAVEVKFYSNKLDNEKYENLKFIGDCSGYTRSITYATAHGKMLARKIRGV, translated from the coding sequence ATGACAGGATTGAAAATAGCGGTTGTGGGATTTGGAGCTGCGGCGATAGGTTTCGTCAGTGAGCTTGTTGGCACTTCTCATGAAATTCATATTTTCGAGCGCTCAAAAGATGTTTACAGTGCGAGCATAAGTGGCGTGAGATCGGATGGAAAGTTGTTCGTTTCCAGCAATATGGGCGGCGATATCGAAATACCTCTTCCACTTCAAAAAGAAGTCGTTGATTATTACACGTCCAAGTTGGAGAGCAATGAAAGGAACAACATCAAGAAAGGAGTGTCATTTTCCGAAGAATCGCCTTTTTTCGATCGCTTTTATTCCGAAGGTTTCGAACCGGTAAAATCTGAATTTTTTCACATTGGTACCGACAAGTTGCCCATCATCTTGAAAAAGATATACGATGAGTTCTCCGCTGCTCCAAACATTCATTTTCATTTCAACGCAAGAGTCGATGATGTAATAGCCCAAGATGGAAAAACGAAGGTGAGAGCTGGGAATTTTGAAGACAGTTTTGACATGGCGGTAATCTCCGTTGGAAGAAGCGGACATTTGCTGGTCAAAAAGATCATAAAAAGGGATCCCGCTCTTGTGCTTTCAGGTAACGTTGTAGACGTGGGCGTAAGGTATGAAGTGCCCAATCATGTGGTTAAAAGATTAAACGAAGAAATGTACGAATTTAAAGTGCGCATGCGCGCGAAAACGGGCTACATGGTTCGAACGTTTTGTAACAACCCTTCTGGAAAAGTGGTGTTGGAAGAATACGATGACTTTGTTACCGTTAACGGCCATTCCACTTCCGTTGCTTCAAGTGAAAATACGAACTTTGCCATTCTATGTAGCACCTCTTTTACAGAACCATTCAACGATCCTGTGGGATATGGTTCTTACATAGCAAAGCTTGGAAATATCCTGGCCGGTGGAAGAAAAGTTCTGGTTCAAACTTACGAAGATTTTGTCAATTGTAAAAGGACGAAAAAGCTGGGCCGTGTCAAGCCAACTTTAAGTGAAAACTCTTACGTTTTGGGGGATGTGAATTTAGTCCTTCCGAGAAGGATAGCGCTTTCCATTTCCGAATTCATACGAAAATTGGGGAATGTTGTTGAAGGATTGGCGTATCCAGATAACCTCATGTACGCTGTAGAAGTTAAATTTTACAGCAACAAGCTTGACAACGAGAAGTACGAAAATTTGAAATTCATAGGAGATTGCAGTGGGTACACGCGCTCGATAACTTACGCAACAGCACATGGAAAGATGCTTGCAAGAAAAATTCGGGGTGTTTGA
- a CDS encoding tetratricopeptide repeat protein, producing the protein MKRKVFLLFIIMLAGVVMMSSVMAASVDQNGVDMLMGAKNSLQLYKQYGDTSGVSSVISQLKLFLSKYTEPAQYVGQAYELLGDAYYLLGKYSDAIQNYKKALTYLPKNSVDYEYTVYSLGYSYMSISDNTHAISYFSSLYNSPKYGDEAKVLVGSIYVTLGKYSEAKKILAKVQTNAWKAWAMFYLGKVAFNTNDFKGAHKLFTSVSNYSNDPNVLEPAAYYAAYSLLNLNEIQQAIKTANDAIKNYPPTVWSADLYTILGEAYYRNGQYSQALIAFEKAVQLAPANSKLYKALNAKAWAEYKLAKYKDAISDWETVLKKSMDTSLRLSAGLSAGATYREEKNFDAALKLYKEMEPIFTSQKNQIILQEGKTYLEKGDYSTAISIFKKLSSIVDPVSDSAAYWLGYAYSMENKYDDAIKALNQLIASTKDVNMKAKAYMLKGDIYFEQSDYKNAESSYENAVALGTKETKNVAEYNLGLIYYNASQYSKALPYLSDVMNNRILDPDLALNAAYYLSQSYMNLKNYTSALKTYDWIIKYDFEGRYVSSVYVLKAVAMEKLGEYSKIPSYVDNVLAAAPNVSTKNDLLFHKAYAYLMTNDLKDAHSIASSLLKKKMSTDAMGGILYIEAKYYQSQNDVTSAAKYFKEVYTNYPSSSAAPDAAYELGMMYYRIGKYASAKDAFFNLVSLFGSDPRVPQAFYYIGMSYENLGQISAAVQVYHTILTKFPSSGAASLARKRLSALGKR; encoded by the coding sequence ATGAAAAGAAAAGTTTTCTTGTTGTTCATAATTATGCTGGCAGGTGTCGTTATGATGTCTTCTGTGATGGCCGCCAGCGTGGATCAAAACGGAGTAGACATGTTAATGGGGGCAAAAAACTCCCTACAGCTTTACAAACAATACGGTGACACGTCTGGCGTGTCAAGCGTGATTTCTCAGCTTAAACTCTTTCTCTCAAAGTACACCGAACCTGCCCAATACGTTGGGCAAGCTTATGAACTCTTAGGGGATGCATACTATCTTTTGGGTAAATACAGCGACGCAATACAAAACTACAAAAAAGCGTTAACGTACCTTCCAAAGAATTCCGTAGATTACGAGTACACAGTCTATTCGCTGGGCTATTCGTATATGAGCATTTCAGATAACACCCATGCCATCTCTTACTTTTCTTCCCTTTACAATTCACCAAAATACGGTGATGAGGCAAAAGTATTGGTGGGAAGCATATACGTAACGTTGGGGAAATACTCAGAAGCGAAAAAGATTCTTGCGAAAGTTCAAACTAACGCTTGGAAAGCTTGGGCAATGTTCTATCTTGGGAAAGTGGCTTTCAATACCAACGATTTCAAAGGCGCTCACAAACTGTTCACGAGCGTTTCAAATTATTCCAACGATCCAAACGTGTTGGAACCAGCCGCTTATTACGCCGCTTATTCATTGTTAAACTTGAACGAAATTCAACAGGCTATAAAGACGGCAAATGATGCAATTAAAAATTATCCCCCAACGGTTTGGAGCGCGGATCTCTACACCATCCTTGGAGAAGCTTACTACAGAAATGGCCAATATTCGCAAGCTCTCATAGCTTTCGAAAAAGCCGTGCAACTTGCTCCAGCAAACAGCAAACTTTACAAAGCGCTTAACGCTAAGGCATGGGCCGAATACAAGCTTGCGAAATATAAGGACGCCATTTCGGATTGGGAAACCGTGTTGAAAAAATCAATGGATACCAGTTTAAGGCTCTCCGCAGGGTTAAGCGCAGGAGCGACTTACAGAGAAGAAAAGAACTTTGATGCAGCCTTGAAGCTTTACAAAGAAATGGAACCCATCTTCACTTCTCAAAAGAATCAGATCATACTTCAAGAAGGTAAAACTTACCTTGAAAAAGGTGATTATTCTACGGCCATTTCCATATTCAAAAAACTCTCAAGCATAGTGGATCCGGTTAGCGATTCCGCCGCTTATTGGCTTGGATATGCATACAGCATGGAAAACAAATACGACGATGCGATAAAAGCTTTGAACCAGTTGATAGCAAGCACGAAAGACGTCAACATGAAGGCGAAAGCTTACATGTTGAAAGGTGATATTTACTTCGAGCAATCCGATTACAAAAATGCGGAAAGCTCTTATGAAAACGCTGTCGCGTTGGGAACAAAGGAAACTAAAAACGTCGCAGAATACAACCTTGGGCTTATCTATTACAACGCTAGCCAATATTCCAAAGCGCTTCCTTACTTAAGTGACGTTATGAACAACAGAATTCTCGATCCAGATCTCGCTTTAAACGCGGCATACTACTTGAGTCAATCTTACATGAACTTGAAAAATTACACTTCAGCGTTGAAAACTTATGACTGGATAATAAAATACGATTTCGAAGGGCGATATGTCTCATCTGTGTACGTTCTAAAAGCCGTCGCGATGGAAAAACTTGGAGAGTATTCGAAAATTCCATCTTACGTTGATAACGTGCTGGCCGCAGCACCAAACGTTTCGACGAAAAATGATTTGCTCTTTCATAAGGCATATGCTTACCTGATGACCAACGATCTGAAAGATGCCCATTCTATAGCTTCTTCCTTGCTTAAGAAGAAGATGTCAACGGATGCAATGGGAGGAATACTTTACATAGAGGCAAAATATTATCAATCTCAAAACGACGTTACATCAGCGGCAAAGTATTTCAAAGAAGTTTACACGAATTATCCTTCCAGCAGCGCTGCACCAGACGCAGCTTACGAGCTTGGAATGATGTATTACAGAATCGGAAAGTACGCCAGTGCCAAAGATGCGTTCTTTAACCTGGTTTCGCTCTTTGGAAGTGATCCACGTGTTCCTCAAGCTTTCTATTACATAGGAATGTCGTACGAAAACCTCGGCCAGATTTCTGCTGCCGTTCAGGTTTACCACACTATACTGACGAAATTCCCAAGTTCTGGCGCCGCATCTTTGGCCAGAAAGAGGCTTTCCGCTTTGGGAAAGCGGTGA
- a CDS encoding metallophosphoesterase family protein, which produces MKFLHCSDLHLGRKPVGSIFSTYSKERYEDYFRAFDFIVDKAVEAKVDAFLISGDLFDRKELSPDVLENAEKILKKLEDNDIPALCIEGNHDRTVKAGEKSWLEYLSQEGLLFLLAPNVSESGEISYPQWDGEKGSWVEIKGVRFYGVGYQGFLFPEYLKALAPVLEQDSQNVILIHTSVGNPDVVTGCIEKNDITLISSRCDYIAGGHIHTKKIFEDVNLFVPGAPEYWDIGESGEKGFFIYDTDKKESVFYNSFRRKKIESSIKINEGSNAEFFREFRKVLEEKPVEEGCLYVLNVRVPFGTFLDVDTLSVERELENLGALKGQISIKLGDVVVHDEKENEFSEIEMLEEEIIKANPFFASKSGEMTRALERLKLLHESQDLQEAFAVLDDLFSAVGGEKVEDKHH; this is translated from the coding sequence ATGAAATTCTTGCACTGTAGCGATCTTCATCTTGGAAGAAAGCCGGTTGGTTCGATCTTTTCAACGTACTCAAAAGAAAGGTACGAAGATTACTTCAGGGCTTTTGATTTCATAGTTGATAAGGCTGTCGAAGCAAAAGTGGATGCTTTCTTGATAAGTGGGGATCTTTTTGATAGAAAAGAGCTTTCTCCAGATGTGTTAGAAAATGCGGAAAAGATCTTGAAAAAGCTTGAAGACAATGACATACCGGCCCTTTGCATAGAGGGAAACCACGATAGGACGGTTAAAGCTGGCGAAAAATCGTGGTTGGAATATCTCTCACAGGAAGGCCTTCTCTTTCTTTTGGCCCCGAATGTTTCAGAAAGCGGAGAAATATCCTACCCTCAATGGGATGGCGAGAAAGGTTCTTGGGTTGAGATAAAGGGAGTCCGATTTTACGGCGTAGGATATCAGGGTTTCCTTTTTCCGGAATATTTAAAAGCGCTTGCACCGGTTCTTGAACAAGATTCTCAGAACGTCATATTGATTCACACATCCGTTGGAAATCCAGACGTGGTTACGGGTTGTATTGAAAAGAATGATATAACGCTTATATCTTCCAGGTGCGATTACATAGCCGGTGGGCACATCCACACCAAAAAAATATTCGAAGATGTGAACCTTTTCGTTCCGGGTGCACCGGAATATTGGGATATTGGAGAAAGTGGGGAAAAAGGTTTTTTCATTTACGATACAGATAAAAAAGAAAGCGTATTCTACAATTCTTTTAGAAGAAAAAAGATAGAGTCATCTATAAAGATTAACGAAGGAAGCAACGCTGAATTTTTTAGAGAGTTCAGAAAAGTTCTTGAAGAGAAGCCGGTAGAAGAAGGATGCCTTTACGTGTTAAACGTGAGGGTTCCTTTTGGCACTTTTTTAGATGTCGACACGTTGAGCGTGGAAAGAGAATTAGAAAATCTGGGAGCGTTAAAAGGACAGATTTCCATAAAGCTTGGTGATGTCGTTGTGCATGATGAGAAAGAAAATGAATTCAGCGAAATTGAGATGTTGGAAGAAGAGATAATAAAAGCCAATCCTTTTTTTGCATCTAAATCAGGCGAGATGACGCGGGCTCTAGAAAGATTGAAATTGCTTCATGAATCACAGGATTTGCAAGAGGCATTTGCGGTTTTGGATGATCTCTTTTCCGCCGTCGGAGGTGAAAAGGTTGAAGATAAACACCATTGA
- the scpB gene encoding SMC-Scp complex subunit ScpB, translating to MEAIIMASRGVAISDLMRLTGKKRAEILEILDDIEEEFSNERHGVELKNVAGKYAFFTKAEHAQSVSNLRRKSVSELTPSQMEVLAIIAKNQPITMKGIYDFKGTVPLSQIKELLSMRMIRRRRDKNLKGRPYVYYTTDEFLRALGISDLSSLPKGEFKFENPEISEDMRSSIEEKS from the coding sequence GTGGAGGCCATAATCATGGCTTCACGAGGAGTGGCGATAAGCGATCTCATGCGCTTGACAGGAAAGAAAAGGGCTGAGATATTGGAAATATTGGACGATATAGAAGAAGAATTTTCAAATGAACGTCACGGCGTGGAATTGAAGAACGTGGCGGGAAAATACGCTTTTTTCACGAAAGCAGAACATGCACAAAGTGTTTCAAACTTGAGAAGAAAATCGGTAAGCGAATTAACTCCTTCACAGATGGAAGTTCTGGCGATAATAGCCAAAAACCAACCGATAACGATGAAGGGTATTTACGATTTCAAAGGAACTGTGCCCTTGTCCCAAATAAAAGAATTGCTTTCCATGCGCATGATAAGAAGGAGGAGAGACAAAAACCTAAAAGGCCGACCATACGTGTATTACACCACAGATGAATTTCTTAGGGCGCTGGGTATTTCCGATCTTTCGTCGCTTCCGAAAGGGGAATTCAAATTTGAGAATCCAGAAATATCTGAGGATATGCGGAGTAGCATCGAGGAGAAAAGCTGA
- a CDS encoding pseudouridine synthase: MRIQKYLRICGVASRRKAEELVRSGRITVNGQKIQDYVQVTEKDDVKLDGKRLSPREKVYYMFNKPMGYITTKNDPQGRKTIFDILKKVETDVFPVGRLDKDTSGLLLLTNDGEISQVLLHPRYEIERVYIAKVAGIFSNSTAEKMQDGIKLPYGYVSKMKVKTLQVNEKNSILRIIIKEGRKREIRRALKFVGHPVLSLKRISFGPILLDETLKVGEYRKLSSNEIRALNELKKKMRPFNK; the protein is encoded by the coding sequence TTGAGAATCCAGAAATATCTGAGGATATGCGGAGTAGCATCGAGGAGAAAAGCTGAAGAATTGGTAAGAAGTGGACGAATCACGGTTAACGGGCAAAAGATTCAAGACTACGTCCAAGTTACAGAAAAAGATGATGTGAAACTCGATGGAAAAAGACTTTCTCCAAGAGAAAAAGTGTATTACATGTTCAACAAACCAATGGGATACATAACGACAAAAAACGATCCGCAGGGCCGAAAGACGATCTTCGACATCCTGAAGAAAGTGGAAACAGATGTCTTCCCGGTAGGAAGGTTAGACAAAGATACATCTGGTTTGCTCTTGTTGACAAACGATGGAGAAATTTCGCAGGTGTTGCTTCATCCACGATACGAAATAGAAAGGGTGTATATCGCCAAGGTAGCCGGAATATTTTCAAACTCAACGGCTGAGAAAATGCAAGACGGTATAAAATTGCCTTATGGTTACGTTTCAAAGATGAAGGTGAAAACGTTGCAAGTAAATGAAAAAAACTCCATCCTGAGAATAATCATAAAAGAAGGAAGAAAAAGGGAAATAAGGAGGGCTTTAAAGTTCGTCGGTCATCCCGTTCTCTCTCTCAAAAGAATATCATTTGGACCTATTTTGTTGGATGAAACATTGAAAGTGGGCGAATACAGAAAGTTATCTTCCAACGAGATAAGAGCTTTAAATGAGCTAAAAAAGAAAATGAGACCCTTCAATAAGTAG
- a CDS encoding AAA family ATPase, with protein MKINTIELENFKTHVKSKVDFSRGLNLILGLNGAGKSTILQALGFAIAGIKWENNYRDFITNFNDSNYALVKVSFTAQDGLEYFITRKIEERRTTWELSSPDGMKWKTQSEVLNMIRHLTGIEGEIGEVYKSVITAHQNDMTSIFAETPSKRKAFFDGLFNTEIYKKLSQNELKAYLDEVEKEEIKLNTKMETLKESVEKLKGVEEMLKHTSDEFERIKEELLNISSLKARKEKTLEEIEKIYKELESLERKKEEETRRFEEKRESLMDLQERLKNSKKARDICEKSRNAHDEYEKIYKEIERDEEYVTLKEKEIDELKQKEKEISEMKKEIEKLGVALSSLEEKGRELSKEIKELEEKLRAKKMEEEEIIKEISDISSTIEKNFQLAEENKNLSRTVNELVDEVLKIESRKKEIQHNMQPFSKEKIEELEMKIEKLKEKEKELKSLNAKKYAIIEKINNLNDSESSLKNGICPILSEKCLNLEGKDVPLYFQEKREAFETELKLLKFKIEKTEKELSSMKTFEERLMQEKKNKEMFERDEKRVDELEIEKKKGIEKLKEVLGYSEDLSISDMPKIRKAIQEKIVESESKMSSLTGEKKEVEKRKHMLEKHVEELMETLKLKNESLSDVSRQQETHLRRMKELEKDILSISQTIKTLPDMEKELSTFKENLLKKREKIKMLKFSHDEYNRNFEKAKELENIEEMIRRVEGEKSTVESDLEKISSKLKEVSELYDEKEHEKIKSELKDIEKRMNEMNARMGQFRQMVEDLKNKSKDLKEKREKIGEIEKSLSVLNKKRKFIAELRKMFNGMGSEVAQRYRNYISSKATLKYQSLTNKMDIIKWESDYDVHLITPMGNRSSDRNFPQLSGGEQMIVALSIRAALNEVFSHSRFVIFDEPTISLDEERRRALSEYLPKLFENMEQVIIITHDETFREMAERVIFIEKEGEISVVK; from the coding sequence TTGAAGATAAACACCATTGAGCTTGAAAACTTCAAAACACATGTTAAAAGCAAAGTGGACTTTTCAAGAGGACTCAACCTTATATTGGGACTCAACGGTGCTGGAAAGAGCACCATCCTTCAGGCGTTAGGTTTCGCCATAGCCGGAATAAAATGGGAGAATAATTACAGGGATTTCATAACGAATTTCAACGATTCTAATTACGCGCTGGTAAAGGTGTCGTTCACAGCACAAGATGGCTTGGAGTATTTCATAACGAGGAAAATAGAAGAGAGGCGCACAACCTGGGAATTGTCTTCTCCTGACGGCATGAAGTGGAAAACGCAAAGCGAAGTCCTTAACATGATAAGGCATCTTACAGGTATTGAAGGGGAAATTGGTGAAGTCTACAAAAGCGTTATCACGGCCCATCAAAACGACATGACGTCCATTTTCGCAGAAACACCTTCAAAAAGGAAGGCTTTCTTCGATGGACTCTTTAACACTGAGATATACAAAAAGCTCTCTCAAAATGAGTTGAAAGCCTACCTTGACGAAGTTGAAAAAGAGGAAATCAAGCTGAACACGAAGATGGAAACGTTGAAAGAATCCGTTGAAAAACTAAAAGGCGTTGAGGAGATGTTAAAACATACGTCGGATGAATTTGAAAGGATAAAAGAAGAACTTCTGAACATATCGTCACTTAAGGCTCGAAAGGAAAAAACTCTTGAGGAAATCGAGAAAATATACAAAGAACTCGAAAGCCTTGAGAGAAAAAAAGAAGAAGAAACAAGAAGGTTTGAAGAAAAACGTGAAAGTTTAATGGATTTACAGGAAAGGCTGAAAAATTCTAAAAAGGCAAGAGATATATGTGAAAAGTCCAGGAACGCTCATGATGAATACGAAAAGATATACAAAGAGATTGAAAGAGATGAAGAATACGTCACTTTAAAAGAAAAAGAGATAGATGAGTTGAAACAAAAAGAAAAAGAAATTTCAGAAATGAAGAAAGAAATCGAGAAACTAGGTGTTGCCCTTTCCTCTCTAGAGGAAAAAGGAAGGGAACTTTCGAAGGAAATAAAAGAGTTAGAAGAAAAATTGAGAGCTAAAAAGATGGAAGAAGAGGAGATCATTAAAGAGATATCTGATATCTCTTCCACGATCGAGAAAAATTTTCAGCTTGCAGAGGAAAATAAAAATCTTTCAAGAACGGTAAATGAACTTGTGGATGAAGTGTTGAAAATAGAGTCAAGGAAAAAGGAAATCCAGCACAACATGCAGCCTTTTTCAAAAGAAAAAATAGAAGAACTGGAAATGAAAATTGAAAAACTGAAAGAAAAAGAAAAAGAGTTGAAATCGTTAAATGCCAAAAAATACGCCATCATAGAAAAAATAAACAACTTGAACGATTCCGAAAGCTCTCTGAAAAATGGGATTTGTCCGATTTTAAGTGAAAAATGTTTAAATCTTGAAGGAAAAGATGTACCTCTCTATTTCCAGGAAAAGCGTGAAGCCTTCGAAACGGAGCTTAAGCTTTTGAAATTCAAAATAGAAAAGACCGAAAAAGAGCTTTCCTCTATGAAGACATTTGAAGAAAGGCTCATGCAAGAAAAGAAAAACAAAGAGATGTTTGAAAGAGATGAAAAAAGGGTAGATGAGCTTGAAATTGAAAAAAAGAAGGGCATTGAAAAATTAAAAGAGGTTTTGGGCTATTCTGAAGATCTTTCAATTAGCGATATGCCAAAGATCAGAAAAGCCATACAGGAAAAGATCGTCGAATCTGAATCGAAAATGAGTTCTCTCACTGGAGAAAAAAAAGAAGTCGAAAAGAGAAAACATATGCTCGAAAAGCATGTTGAAGAGCTAATGGAAACGCTTAAATTGAAAAATGAAAGTTTAAGCGATGTTTCTCGCCAGCAAGAAACACATCTTAGAAGAATGAAAGAACTGGAAAAAGACATTCTCTCCATTTCACAAACGATCAAAACCTTACCGGATATGGAAAAAGAATTAAGCACCTTTAAGGAGAACCTTCTAAAAAAACGTGAAAAGATAAAGATGCTCAAATTTTCTCACGATGAGTACAATCGCAATTTTGAAAAGGCTAAAGAGCTAGAAAATATAGAAGAAATGATAAGAAGAGTTGAAGGTGAAAAAAGTACCGTTGAATCTGATTTGGAAAAGATATCAAGTAAGTTAAAAGAAGTTTCAGAGCTTTACGATGAAAAAGAACATGAAAAGATAAAAAGCGAGTTAAAAGACATCGAGAAAAGAATGAATGAGATGAATGCAAGAATGGGTCAATTTCGTCAAATGGTCGAGGATTTGAAAAACAAATCCAAAGATTTGAAGGAGAAAAGGGAGAAGATCGGCGAAATAGAGAAAAGCTTGAGCGTGCTTAACAAGAAGAGGAAATTCATCGCTGAACTGAGAAAAATGTTTAACGGCATGGGAAGTGAAGTAGCACAAAGATATAGGAATTACATATCTTCAAAAGCCACCTTAAAATATCAATCTTTGACCAACAAGATGGACATCATAAAATGGGAAAGCGATTATGATGTTCACCTTATCACGCCGATGGGAAACAGATCTTCCGACAGAAACTTTCCTCAACTCTCCGGTGGCGAACAGATGATAGTTGCTTTATCCATAAGAGCTGCTTTGAATGAAGTCTTTTCCCACTCCAGATTTGTGATTTTCGATGAACCCACCATAAGTTTGGACGAAGAAAGAAGAAGAGCTCTCTCTGAGTATCTTCCAAAACTGTTTGAAAATATGGAACAAGTTATCATAATCACCCATGATGAAACTTTTCGAGAAATGGCCGAAAGGGTGATCTTCATTGAAAAAGAAGGCGAAATTAGCGTTGTAAAATAG
- a CDS encoding DUF4911 domain-containing protein — protein sequence MSEKEYDVYVQISKKEVHTLNYILEAEDNLINVRHIDPASGLLKIIVVDDSLEDVLKLLDSLKDELNLKVVKYEPNPGIL from the coding sequence TTGAGCGAGAAAGAATACGATGTGTACGTTCAAATTTCAAAAAAGGAGGTACACACGCTTAACTACATACTCGAAGCTGAAGATAACCTTATAAACGTCAGACATATCGATCCGGCTTCTGGATTGTTGAAGATAATAGTTGTAGACGATTCGTTAGAAGACGTGCTGAAGCTTTTAGATTCTCTAAAAGACGAATTAAATTTAAAAGTGGTGAAATATGAGCCGAATCCTGGAATTCTTTAG
- the trpS gene encoding tryptophan--tRNA ligase: MRIVSGMRPTGKLHVGNLLGALENWVNLQEKGMESFFFVADWHMLTTGYEDVSNLAENTETLVREFLACGIDPKKSVIFVQSNVKEHAELQLLLSMIVPLGRLERIPTYKEQLKELKERNIYTLGFLAYPVLQAADILVYNADGVPVGEDQAFHLEITREIAHKFNSLYSRVFKEPKTLLSKVPKLLGTDGRKMSKSYGNVINIDTNEKELKNAIMPMMTDPARKRRNDPGTPEKCNVWAYHKAFGTPQEKLEEIHEGCTSAKIGCVDCKKILLESMKKKLSPIWEKIDELKTHPQLVKDVIEQGNKKAQAVANETMERVREAMNLYR; encoded by the coding sequence TTGCGAATTGTCAGTGGAATGAGGCCAACCGGAAAGCTGCACGTTGGAAATCTGTTGGGTGCTCTGGAAAACTGGGTCAACCTGCAAGAAAAAGGAATGGAGAGCTTCTTTTTCGTCGCAGATTGGCACATGTTGACAACAGGATATGAAGATGTCTCAAATTTAGCAGAAAACACTGAAACCCTTGTAAGAGAATTCCTTGCATGTGGCATAGACCCAAAAAAGAGTGTCATTTTCGTTCAGTCGAACGTTAAAGAACATGCAGAGTTGCAATTGCTGTTATCGATGATCGTGCCTCTTGGAAGACTTGAACGCATTCCAACCTACAAAGAACAGTTAAAAGAACTAAAAGAGCGCAACATCTACACGTTAGGATTTCTCGCATATCCAGTTTTGCAAGCCGCGGACATATTGGTATACAATGCCGATGGTGTACCGGTTGGAGAAGATCAAGCGTTTCATCTCGAGATAACAAGGGAAATAGCCCATAAATTCAATTCACTTTACTCTAGAGTCTTCAAAGAACCAAAAACACTCCTTTCCAAAGTTCCAAAGTTGTTGGGCACAGATGGAAGGAAGATGTCTAAGAGCTATGGAAACGTCATAAACATAGATACAAACGAAAAAGAATTGAAAAATGCGATAATGCCTATGATGACCGATCCTGCAAGAAAAAGGAGAAACGATCCGGGCACACCCGAAAAGTGTAACGTATGGGCTTACCATAAAGCTTTTGGAACACCACAAGAAAAACTCGAAGAAATTCACGAAGGCTGTACCTCTGCAAAGATAGGTTGTGTTGATTGCAAGAAGATCTTGTTGGAAAGCATGAAAAAGAAATTAAGCCCTATATGGGAAAAAATAGATGAGTTAAAAACGCATCCTCAACTAGTCAAGGATGTGATAGAACAAGGAAACAAAAAAGCTCAAGCGGTTGCGAATGAAACGATGGAAAGAGTTAGAGAGGCGATGAACCTATACCGATAA
- a CDS encoding segregation and condensation protein A has translation MDLLLFLVRKHKMNPLELKISEITDEFVEYVNSMEEVDIDATSDFVLMASTLMKIKSKLLLEPSPSAVEKQNSIARRLYEYALVKDAAKELEELYQRHSNEYVVSVLPLRSEEKKAEKIPSVFWEVLKSVEEEIKLRNKVYKISKESYSVSKKLEEIKDFISKKRKTKIRDVLLKARDRLEAVVIFVAMLELLRIKFISLDISKREVFMYESKAKG, from the coding sequence ATGGATCTGTTGCTGTTTTTGGTAAGAAAACACAAGATGAACCCATTAGAGTTGAAAATCTCAGAGATAACGGATGAATTTGTCGAATACGTTAACAGTATGGAGGAAGTTGATATAGACGCGACGAGCGATTTCGTGCTCATGGCTTCAACGTTGATGAAGATCAAATCGAAACTCTTGCTTGAACCGTCTCCCAGTGCGGTTGAAAAGCAGAATTCGATCGCGCGGCGCCTTTATGAATATGCACTTGTTAAAGATGCGGCAAAAGAGTTGGAAGAACTATATCAGCGTCATTCCAACGAATACGTCGTATCGGTCCTGCCGCTAAGAAGTGAAGAGAAAAAAGCCGAGAAGATCCCTTCCGTATTCTGGGAAGTGCTTAAATCTGTAGAAGAGGAAATAAAGTTAAGAAACAAGGTTTACAAGATCTCGAAAGAGTCATACTCCGTTTCGAAGAAGCTGGAAGAGATCAAAGATTTCATCTCTAAAAAGCGAAAAACAAAGATACGTGATGTTCTGCTAAAAGCGCGTGATAGACTCGAAGCAGTTGTGATATTCGTGGCTATGTTGGAGTTGCTAAGGATAAAATTCATTTCCCTGGATATCTCCAAAAGAGAGGTGTTCATGTACGAATCCAAAGCTAAGGGCTGA